In a single window of the Candoia aspera isolate rCanAsp1 chromosome 14, rCanAsp1.hap2, whole genome shotgun sequence genome:
- the NME3 gene encoding nucleoside diphosphate kinase 3 produces the protein MIFLLAFFASIFQTAFAGVNERTFLAIKPDGVQRHLVGEIIRRFEKKGFKLVAMKLMQASEELLKEHYISLHERPFFSRLVKFMSSGPIVAMVWQGQEVVKTARMMIGETDPADSKPGTIRGDFCIEVDKNVVHGSDSVESAQREIALWFHSDELICWKDSMEHWIYE, from the exons ATGATTTTCTTGCTGGCTTTCTTCGCGAGCATCTTCCAAACAG CTTTTGCTGGGGTGAATGAACGCACTTTCCTTGCCATCAAGCCAGATGGGGTACAGCGGCACCTGGTTGGCGAGATCATCCGGCGCTTTGAGAAGAAGGGCTTCAAGCTGGTGGCGATGAAACTCATGCAG GCCTCAGAAGAGTTGCTGAAAGAACATTACATCTCCCTCCACGAGCGTCCTTTCTTCAGCCGCTTGGTGAAATTCATGAGTTCCGGACCTATTGTGGCCAtg GTCTGGCAAGGGCAGGAGGTAGTGAAGACTGCGCGCATGATGATTGGCGAAACCGACCCAGCCGATTCCAAACCTGGAACTATCCGGGGAGATTTCTGCATTGAAGTGGACAA GAACGTGGTTCACGGCAGTGATTCGGTAGAGAGCGCTCAGCGAGAAATTGCACTCTGGTTCCATTCCGATGAGCTGATCTGTTGGAAAGACAGCATGGAGCACTGGatatatgaataa